A stretch of Rhodothermales bacterium DNA encodes these proteins:
- a CDS encoding CPBP family intramembrane glutamic endopeptidase, giving the protein MLDRLRNEGRLLVSTVRGLDRQTLFVLTAAAVLMVTQFVFGSRTLFRQDIAPHFFPETWHQLAGWGWWFSMQGITGFVLPVVFLRVLFRQSATDMGLGLGDWRLASTLALLYLPFVVIGTWILSNDPAFIRSYPHYQPAAFNWVEFFIYEILFLFYWFGWEYLWRGFILFGTRHTLGLYAILVQTIPFAALHVTKPTAEAYLSILGGIALGALVWRCRSFWIAVPIHAVQMFVLDFWCTLRARTGVSGIGLEALRNLFATWLGG; this is encoded by the coding sequence ATGCTCGATCGGTTACGAAACGAAGGCAGACTGCTGGTGAGCACCGTCCGTGGACTGGATCGGCAGACGCTTTTCGTGCTCACGGCGGCGGCGGTCCTGATGGTGACGCAGTTCGTCTTTGGAAGCCGGACCCTTTTCCGGCAGGACATCGCCCCGCACTTTTTCCCCGAAACCTGGCATCAACTCGCTGGCTGGGGCTGGTGGTTCAGCATGCAGGGCATCACCGGCTTTGTCCTGCCCGTCGTGTTTCTCCGCGTTCTCTTCCGGCAGTCCGCCACCGACATGGGCCTCGGCCTCGGCGACTGGAGGCTGGCGTCCACCCTCGCCCTGCTCTACCTGCCCTTCGTCGTGATCGGCACCTGGATCCTCTCGAACGATCCGGCCTTCATCCGCAGTTATCCCCACTACCAGCCGGCGGCCTTCAACTGGGTCGAGTTTTTTATCTACGAGATCCTCTTTCTCTTTTACTGGTTCGGCTGGGAGTATCTGTGGCGCGGATTTATCCTCTTCGGCACCCGGCACACGCTCGGTCTCTACGCGATCCTCGTCCAGACCATCCCGTTCGCCGCGCTGCACGTGACCAAACCCACCGCGGAAGCCTACCTCTCCATCCTGGGCGGCATCGCCCTCGGCGCGCTCGTCTGGCGCTGCCGCTCGTTCTGGATCGCGGTCCCCATCCATGCCGTGCAGATGTTCGTGCTGGATTTCTGGTGCACGCTCCGGGCCCGCACCGGCGTCTCGGGCATCGGCCTCGAGGCGCTCCGCAACCTGTTCGCGACCTGGCTCGGCGGGTGA
- a CDS encoding site-2 protease family protein: MEPIPSSTELFESRKQLFPGYQEPVFPKDRYWLHLLLFALTLVSTVIAGGQLVGRFLIYPTANPDDPLTWLLDRQFVLDGLRFGASLLLFLTIHEFGHYIAARIHGINTSLPYYIPTFIFGLGTLGAVIRIREPIPGTRNLFDIGVAGPLAGFVAALGVLLYAFATLPPPSYIMDLPGHEALKAYVEQNGVFPRSSMALMTPEADTLTIVVGQTPLYWLLSQVFANVPPMDEMYHYPMLFAGWMGLFFTALNLLPVGQLDGGHIMYTLIGPKWHGRVARLFVMLLLISGSIGFVHEGFPWLAETSPILGRLAWFVLAGILYFYLSRIFKGDHRLIAPSLLSIIAAVVLVRAISDDAASYGYTGWFVWSLLIVFLIRVDHPPVLKPEPLSPGRRALAILSILIFLLCFSFTPLRVV; the protein is encoded by the coding sequence TTGGAACCGATCCCATCATCGACCGAACTTTTTGAATCGCGAAAGCAGCTGTTTCCGGGTTACCAGGAGCCGGTTTTCCCCAAGGACCGGTACTGGCTGCACCTGTTGCTGTTTGCGCTGACGCTGGTGTCGACCGTGATCGCCGGCGGGCAGCTGGTGGGGCGGTTTCTCATCTACCCGACGGCCAACCCCGACGACCCGCTCACCTGGCTACTGGATCGCCAGTTCGTGCTGGACGGGCTGCGCTTCGGGGCCTCGTTGCTGCTGTTTCTAACGATCCACGAATTCGGCCACTACATCGCGGCGCGCATTCACGGCATCAACACGTCGCTGCCCTACTACATCCCCACGTTCATTTTCGGTCTGGGGACCCTGGGCGCCGTCATCCGGATCCGCGAGCCCATTCCCGGGACGCGCAACCTGTTCGATATCGGCGTCGCCGGCCCGCTCGCCGGTTTCGTCGCGGCCCTGGGTGTGCTGCTGTACGCGTTCGCCACGCTGCCGCCGCCGTCGTATATCATGGACCTTCCCGGCCATGAGGCCCTGAAGGCGTATGTGGAGCAGAACGGCGTCTTCCCCCGGAGCAGCATGGCGCTGATGACCCCCGAGGCCGACACACTCACCATCGTGGTCGGGCAGACGCCGCTGTACTGGCTGTTGTCGCAGGTCTTCGCCAACGTCCCGCCGATGGACGAGATGTACCACTATCCGATGCTCTTCGCCGGCTGGATGGGGCTGTTTTTTACGGCCCTGAATCTGCTCCCGGTCGGACAGCTCGACGGCGGACACATCATGTACACGCTGATCGGCCCCAAGTGGCATGGGCGGGTGGCGCGGCTGTTCGTGATGCTCCTGCTGATATCGGGTTCGATCGGATTTGTCCATGAAGGCTTTCCGTGGCTCGCGGAGACGTCGCCGATCCTCGGCCGGCTGGCTTGGTTCGTGCTGGCCGGCATCCTGTATTTTTATCTGTCCCGGATCTTCAAGGGCGATCACCGCCTGATCGCGCCCAGCCTGCTGAGCATCATCGCGGCGGTCGTGCTCGTGCGCGCCATCAGTGACGATGCGGCCTCGTACGGCTATACCGGCTGGTTCGTGTGGAGCCTCCTCATCGTGTTCCTGATCCGGGTGGATCATCCCCCCGTCCTCAAGCCCGAACCGCTGTCGCCGGGCCGGCGCGCGCTGGCCATCCTCAGCATCCTGATTTTCCTGCTTTGCTTCAGCTTTACGCCGCTGCGGGTTGTTTGA
- a CDS encoding alpha-amylase family glycosyl hydrolase codes for MRYVTLLAVALLLAGCEPAGSNLHADEPGWQDEIIYHVSQRSFYDSNGDRHGDLNGIKVKLPYLKELGVTAILFMPLYQSNVYHNYFPTDYEAIDPEFGTMDDYLDFVRAVHENGLKFIMDMETQYAANGHRWFDDSYRNPTSPYDDYIYYFDDANAHPAQMFAGPGDSLMTLNAWPDVRFNIVFLNLNNPMVRAWEQNFFAHWVDPNGDGQFDDGVDGFRLDHIMDDLDHKGVFTDLYAAFWKPILDRVYSINPNLFIVGEQSNWLEFGEDMMAKTGANAAFGFPIRFAISGAPTLYMGGRIDPADRDALNATKIKAAVEETMRRIPPDRYFINFIENHDMERWASAMEGDRGRIRAGGALTMLLPGIPSIYYGQELGLPGLVGEWGHDGNHIPVRDAFPWTPNPDDAGIAAFAKDTGPWWDVSYFNTPEIEQLAYASQKNEPGSLWHFYRALIALRKRHRPLMHGDYATISHPDSSVYAFSRALGDDRVVAVFNLSDEARSLSLDEVDAAGYHSLFGEPFDAAGLLSLEAYGFAVLGN; via the coding sequence TTGCGCTACGTTACCCTGCTTGCCGTCGCCCTCCTCCTCGCCGGCTGCGAGCCCGCCGGCTCCAACCTCCACGCCGACGAACCCGGCTGGCAGGACGAGATCATCTACCACGTCAGCCAGCGGAGTTTTTATGACTCGAACGGCGACCGGCATGGCGATCTGAACGGCATCAAGGTCAAACTCCCCTACCTCAAGGAGCTCGGCGTCACGGCCATCCTGTTCATGCCGCTGTATCAATCGAACGTCTACCACAACTATTTCCCGACCGACTACGAGGCCATCGACCCCGAATTCGGGACGATGGACGACTACCTGGATTTCGTCCGTGCCGTGCACGAAAACGGCCTGAAGTTCATCATGGATATGGAGACGCAGTACGCGGCCAACGGACATCGCTGGTTCGACGACTCGTACAGGAATCCGACCTCCCCCTACGACGACTATATCTACTATTTCGACGACGCGAATGCGCACCCCGCGCAGATGTTCGCCGGCCCCGGGGATTCGCTCATGACCCTCAACGCGTGGCCCGACGTCCGCTTCAACATCGTCTTCCTGAACCTCAACAACCCGATGGTTCGCGCCTGGGAGCAGAACTTCTTCGCGCACTGGGTCGACCCGAACGGCGACGGGCAATTTGACGACGGCGTCGACGGCTTCCGGCTCGATCACATCATGGACGACCTCGATCACAAGGGCGTCTTCACCGACCTGTACGCCGCGTTCTGGAAGCCCATCCTGGATCGCGTCTACAGCATCAACCCGAACCTGTTCATCGTGGGCGAGCAGTCCAATTGGCTGGAATTCGGCGAAGACATGATGGCGAAGACGGGCGCGAACGCCGCGTTCGGCTTTCCGATCCGCTTCGCGATCTCCGGCGCCCCGACCCTCTACATGGGTGGCCGGATCGATCCGGCGGACCGCGACGCACTCAACGCCACAAAGATCAAGGCCGCCGTCGAAGAGACGATGCGCCGAATCCCGCCGGACCGGTACTTCATCAACTTCATCGAAAACCACGACATGGAGCGCTGGGCCAGCGCGATGGAGGGGGATCGAGGCCGGATTCGCGCCGGCGGCGCGCTGACCATGCTGCTTCCCGGCATCCCGTCGATCTACTACGGCCAGGAACTGGGCCTCCCCGGCCTCGTCGGCGAATGGGGGCACGACGGCAACCACATCCCCGTCCGCGACGCCTTCCCCTGGACGCCAAACCCGGACGACGCCGGCATCGCGGCCTTTGCAAAAGACACCGGCCCCTGGTGGGATGTCTCCTACTTCAACACCCCGGAGATCGAGCAGCTCGCCTACGCATCCCAGAAAAACGAGCCGGGCTCGCTGTGGCACTTCTACCGGGCGCTGATCGCCCTGCGCAAACGCCACCGCCCGCTGATGCACGGCGACTACGCGACCATTTCTCATCCCGACTCGTCCGTCTACGCCTTCTCCCGCGCCCTCGGCGACGATCGTGTGGTCGCGGTATTTAACCTGTCGGATGAGGCCAGGTCGCTTTCACTGGATGAGGTCGATGCCGCCGGCTACCACTCGCTCTTCGGCGAGCCGTTCGACGCTGCCGGCCTGCTGTCGCTGGAAGCGTACGGGTTTGCGGTGTTGGGGAATTGA
- the coaD gene encoding pantetheine-phosphate adenylyltransferase, translated as MALALFPGTFDPFTFGHLDVLERALRIFDEVEVTVAINSSKAPLFGIEERCELIAASTTHLRGVTVAPFEGLIVDRARSRGAAALVRGLRQVSDFDYEFRLAAANRRLFPALETVFIMPSEENLLINATFVRDIHRWKGELASFVPPPVLEAMRNKPPRTP; from the coding sequence ATGGCGCTCGCTCTTTTCCCCGGCACCTTCGATCCGTTTACGTTCGGCCACCTCGACGTGCTCGAACGCGCGTTGCGCATTTTTGACGAGGTCGAAGTCACCGTCGCCATCAACAGCAGCAAGGCCCCGCTGTTCGGGATCGAGGAGCGCTGCGAACTGATCGCCGCCTCCACGACACACCTCCGCGGGGTGACGGTCGCCCCGTTCGAGGGGTTGATCGTGGATCGCGCCCGTTCGCGCGGCGCCGCCGCCCTCGTGCGCGGGTTGCGCCAGGTGAGCGATTTTGACTATGAGTTCCGCCTGGCCGCGGCGAACCGCCGGCTCTTCCCCGCGCTCGAGACGGTCTTTATCATGCCGTCAGAAGAAAATCTCTTGATAAATGCGACTTTTGTGCGCGATATCCACCGATGGAAGGGGGAGCTTGCATCCTTTGTCCCGCCCCCGGTGTTAGAAGCGATGCGCAATAAGCCGCCCAGAACACCCTGA
- the rsmD gene encoding 16S rRNA (guanine(966)-N(2))-methyltransferase RsmD, translated as MRIIGGRLRRRIFSAPKGHLTRPTSDRAKESIFNMVEARLDLDDAHVLDLFAGTGSLGFEALSRGAASATFVEQQAQVMKCLQENAASLDLTDACVFVRADVLPYLKNQSGPPYELVLADPPYDLDTLPRLPDLIVPLLEPGGLLVLEHDSRHRFDDHPAFELSRAYGRTTVSLFNAHEPA; from the coding sequence TTGCGCATCATAGGCGGCCGCTTGCGCCGGCGCATCTTCAGCGCCCCCAAAGGACACCTCACCCGTCCCACGTCGGATCGCGCCAAGGAATCCATTTTTAACATGGTCGAGGCGCGCCTCGATCTGGACGATGCCCACGTGCTGGACCTCTTCGCCGGCACGGGCTCCCTCGGCTTCGAGGCGCTCAGCCGGGGCGCCGCCTCCGCGACGTTTGTCGAGCAGCAGGCGCAGGTGATGAAATGCCTGCAGGAAAACGCCGCGTCGCTGGACCTCACGGACGCCTGTGTCTTCGTCCGCGCCGACGTGCTGCCTTACCTCAAGAACCAGTCGGGGCCGCCCTACGAGCTGGTGCTGGCCGATCCGCCGTACGATCTCGACACCCTGCCCCGCCTGCCGGACCTCATCGTTCCCCTCTTGGAGCCCGGCGGACTGCTGGTGCTGGAGCATGACAGCCGGCACCGGTTCGACGATCACCCCGCGTTCGAGCTTTCCCGCGCGTACGGACGCACGACCGTGAGCCTCTTCAACGCGCACGAACCCGCCTGA
- a CDS encoding PorV/PorQ family protein, with protein sequence MHTRLATCALLVGLMTLPASAQTGLAFLRIGANASAAAMGDAQTANTRDAFSTYWNPAGLAGRIGNSVGLSHHIWIGSTRTYSAAGRFQAGEQSGFGVFVTAMDSGDLEARESPGAADGFFNAQFVSLGGSFAHAFGPLRLGVSAKFLSERIFTSSAEGYAFDFGAQTELFESGIKLGVALLHLGEMNTLSAEATDLPTTLRAGVAVYPFRVVTMTDNAVLLNAYFTGEVSHVLPTETTRLHVGAAVQVEDLVIIRAGYITNDELRGATIGGGIGTSGLLLDYAFVPFDGGFGGSGHVLSMQYAW encoded by the coding sequence ATGCACACCCGCCTCGCTACCTGCGCCCTCCTTGTTGGACTGATGACCCTGCCCGCTTCGGCGCAGACGGGTCTCGCGTTCCTGCGCATCGGCGCGAACGCGTCGGCCGCTGCCATGGGGGATGCGCAGACGGCGAACACGCGCGATGCGTTTTCGACATACTGGAACCCCGCCGGCCTCGCCGGCCGCATCGGCAACTCGGTGGGCCTCTCGCACCACATCTGGATCGGCAGCACACGGACGTACTCGGCCGCCGGCCGCTTCCAGGCCGGCGAACAGAGCGGCTTCGGCGTCTTCGTGACGGCGATGGACAGCGGCGACCTCGAGGCCCGCGAATCGCCCGGCGCGGCCGACGGGTTCTTCAACGCGCAGTTCGTGAGTCTGGGGGGATCGTTTGCGCACGCGTTCGGGCCGCTGCGGCTCGGTGTGTCGGCCAAGTTTCTGTCCGAGCGCATCTTCACCAGTTCGGCCGAGGGTTATGCCTTCGATTTCGGAGCGCAGACGGAGCTGTTCGAGTCCGGCATCAAGCTCGGCGTGGCCTTGCTGCATCTGGGCGAGATGAACACCCTCAGCGCGGAAGCCACGGATCTGCCCACGACGCTGCGGGCCGGCGTCGCCGTCTATCCCTTCCGAGTCGTGACCATGACCGACAACGCGGTCCTGCTCAATGCGTACTTCACGGGGGAGGTCTCCCACGTGCTTCCCACCGAAACCACGCGCCTCCACGTGGGCGCCGCGGTGCAGGTGGAGGACCTGGTAATCATCCGCGCCGGCTATATCACCAACGACGAACTTCGGGGGGCCACGATCGGCGGTGGCATCGGAACGAGCGGACTGCTCCTGGACTATGCCTTCGTGCCCTTCGACGGCGGCTTCGGCGGGTCGGGGCACGTGCTCAGCATGCAGTACGCGTGGTAG
- a CDS encoding pyridoxal phosphate-dependent aminotransferase, whose amino-acid sequence MSAPALTFNPRVAAMQPSATLAMTAKALELKRAGKPVIGLSAGEPDFDTPAPIGDAAVQAIREGFTRYTHEMGTPELRERIAAKLEKDNGLHYPPEQIICSNGAKQSVALAISVLCRPGDEVLIPAPYWVSYPEMTRFAGAEPVVIPTTVEQEYRLTPEALEAAITPRTRLLILCSPSNPTGSVYSPAELEALAAVLRRHEQVFVLSDEIYEYVIFDAEHVSFASLPGMKARTVTVNGFSKGYAMTGWRLGYFAAEPSIVKAASKLQGQFTSAPCSITQKAGVAALEMSHDSIDTMVSAFRERRDYVLAELNAIPGVRCPKPEGAFYLFPNIAAFLGKTAPSGRRIETSDDLCMYLLEEYLVALVSGGGFGDPEGIRISYAASMDNLKEAMKRIKAGLLALS is encoded by the coding sequence ATGTCCGCACCCGCCCTAACGTTTAATCCCCGCGTCGCCGCGATGCAGCCTTCTGCCACGCTGGCGATGACCGCCAAGGCCCTCGAGTTGAAGCGCGCCGGCAAACCGGTGATCGGATTGAGCGCCGGGGAGCCCGACTTCGACACGCCGGCGCCGATCGGGGACGCCGCCGTGCAGGCCATCCGCGAAGGGTTTACCCGCTACACGCACGAGATGGGCACGCCCGAGCTGCGCGAGCGCATCGCGGCCAAACTCGAAAAGGACAACGGACTCCATTATCCCCCCGAACAGATCATCTGTTCGAACGGCGCCAAGCAGTCGGTCGCCCTCGCGATTTCCGTCCTGTGCCGGCCGGGCGATGAGGTCCTCATCCCTGCTCCGTACTGGGTCAGCTATCCGGAGATGACGCGTTTCGCCGGCGCCGAACCCGTGGTCATCCCCACGACGGTCGAGCAGGAGTACCGGCTCACGCCCGAAGCCCTGGAGGCGGCGATCACGCCCCGGACGCGGCTGCTGATCCTGTGTTCGCCTTCCAACCCGACCGGGTCGGTCTATTCGCCGGCCGAGCTCGAGGCCCTGGCCGCGGTGCTGCGCCGGCACGAGCAGGTCTTTGTGTTGTCGGACGAGATCTACGAATACGTCATCTTCGACGCCGAGCACGTATCGTTCGCCAGCCTGCCGGGCATGAAGGCGCGCACGGTGACGGTGAACGGTTTTTCGAAAGGCTATGCCATGACGGGCTGGCGGCTGGGCTATTTCGCCGCCGAGCCGTCGATCGTGAAAGCGGCGTCGAAACTGCAGGGGCAGTTTACGTCGGCCCCGTGCAGCATCACCCAGAAAGCCGGCGTCGCCGCGCTGGAGATGTCGCACGACTCGATCGACACGATGGTGTCCGCCTTCCGCGAACGGCGCGACTATGTGCTGGCCGAATTGAACGCGATCCCGGGCGTCCGCTGCCCGAAACCGGAGGGCGCGTTTTACCTTTTCCCGAACATCGCCGCCTTTCTCGGGAAGACGGCTCCGTCGGGGCGCCGGATCGAGACGAGTGACGACCTGTGCATGTATCTCCTCGAAGAGTACCTCGTCGCGCTCGTTTCCGGGGGCGGCTTTGGCGATCCGGAGGGGATTCGCATCTCGTATGCCGCTTCGATGGACAACCTGAAAGAGGCCATGAAGCGGATCAAGGCCGGCCTGCTGGCGCTCTCCTGA
- a CDS encoding glycoside hydrolase family 3 N-terminal domain-containing protein, translating into MVIAVVVIWVSLLGPTGPAADAPAASRQEQAEADPFQLALDSLFADYDPEVLAMLSPDSTGASAWVDSMMATLTLNQKIGQLFVVNLPSPGSRNDRALEAVEDYAVGGFLVSRTMEPRELFEETGRLQRASGVPLFFAADYERGVGQHNNNLTEWPSNMGLGATRDLVFAAAAGRLTAIESRAVGVNMILAPVVDVNNNPLNPIINIRSYGEDPTLVGEMATSFVREAQAHGVLTTLKHFPGHGNTSIDTHSRMGTIPGDRHALEAVELFPYRYVLSKHVQPTAVMSAHLWIPALDAEPIPATFSRNALHNLLRDTMQFHGLVITDDVAMGALQNEYTLAERITAPLRAGADMVLTPTGLDESVRSVREAVRKGELTEAQIDDSVRRILAAKARAGLHIRPSPNRALFEYIVALPRGEPLAQRAADHAVTLLKNDGVLPFKASKRVLLVQLTNRDNSPSIGAAMDLLADELGTQVDVVEHRYGRTVSGSDRRRLESDAESADAIVFALYLRLVAGRGDPGLFPEQQELVKSLMEKPGPTAIVTLGNPYAVTPFEEADALLIAYEQTLASVRSISRIMGGRQSANGRLPITVGAFAYGSGIDVFSPPASGIRPNQAGD; encoded by the coding sequence GTGGTCATTGCCGTGGTGGTGATCTGGGTGAGTCTGCTGGGGCCGACCGGGCCGGCGGCTGACGCTCCCGCCGCCAGCCGGCAGGAGCAGGCCGAGGCGGATCCCTTCCAACTGGCGCTCGACAGCCTGTTCGCCGATTACGACCCCGAAGTGCTCGCCATGCTGAGCCCGGACTCGACCGGCGCGTCGGCCTGGGTCGATTCCATGATGGCCACGCTGACGCTCAACCAGAAGATCGGCCAGCTCTTCGTCGTCAACCTGCCGTCGCCCGGCTCGCGCAACGACCGCGCGCTGGAAGCGGTGGAAGATTACGCGGTCGGTGGATTCCTCGTCTCCCGCACGATGGAGCCCCGCGAGCTTTTCGAGGAGACGGGCCGCCTCCAGCGCGCTTCGGGGGTACCGCTCTTTTTCGCCGCCGATTACGAGCGCGGCGTGGGGCAGCATAACAACAACCTCACCGAATGGCCCTCGAACATGGGCCTCGGCGCCACGCGCGACCTCGTGTTCGCCGCCGCCGCCGGCCGACTGACGGCCATAGAAAGCCGGGCCGTAGGCGTCAATATGATCCTCGCGCCGGTGGTGGACGTCAACAACAATCCGCTCAATCCCATCATCAACATCCGGTCCTACGGCGAGGACCCGACGCTGGTGGGGGAGATGGCCACCTCGTTCGTCCGCGAGGCGCAGGCGCATGGCGTCCTGACCACCCTGAAGCATTTTCCGGGCCACGGCAATACGTCCATCGACACGCACAGTCGGATGGGCACGATCCCCGGCGACCGGCACGCGCTTGAAGCCGTCGAGCTCTTTCCCTACCGCTACGTGCTGAGCAAGCACGTCCAGCCGACGGCCGTCATGAGCGCGCATCTGTGGATTCCGGCCCTCGACGCCGAGCCGATCCCGGCCACGTTCAGCCGCAACGCGCTGCACAACCTGCTGCGGGATACGATGCAGTTTCACGGTCTGGTGATCACGGACGACGTGGCCATGGGGGCGCTGCAGAACGAATACACGCTGGCGGAACGCATCACGGCGCCGCTGCGCGCCGGCGCCGACATGGTGCTGACGCCGACCGGACTCGACGAGTCCGTCCGCAGCGTCCGCGAGGCCGTCCGCAAAGGCGAGCTGACCGAGGCGCAGATCGACGACTCGGTGCGGCGCATCCTGGCCGCGAAGGCCCGGGCCGGCCTGCACATCCGGCCGAGCCCCAACCGCGCGCTGTTTGAATACATCGTGGCGCTGCCGCGCGGGGAGCCGCTGGCGCAGCGCGCCGCCGACCACGCGGTCACGCTGCTCAAAAACGACGGCGTCCTGCCGTTCAAGGCCTCGAAACGCGTCCTCCTCGTGCAGCTGACCAATCGGGACAACTCGCCGAGCATCGGCGCGGCGATGGATCTGCTCGCCGACGAGCTGGGCACGCAGGTCGATGTCGTCGAACATCGGTACGGGCGCACCGTGTCCGGTTCGGACCGCCGCCGGCTCGAGTCGGACGCCGAATCGGCCGATGCGATCGTCTTCGCGCTGTACCTGCGGCTGGTCGCCGGCCGCGGCGACCCGGGGCTGTTTCCCGAACAGCAGGAACTCGTCAAAAGCCTGATGGAAAAACCGGGTCCGACGGCCATCGTGACGCTGGGCAATCCCTATGCGGTAACGCCGTTCGAAGAGGCGGACGCGCTGCTGATCGCCTACGAGCAGACCCTCGCCAGCGTCCGCAGCATCTCCCGCATCATGGGCGGCCGCCAGTCCGCCAACGGCCGGCTGCCGATCACGGTCGGCGCCTTCGCCTACGGCAGCGGCATCGACGTCTTTTCCCCGCCGGCGAGCGGCATCCGGCCCAACCAGGCGGGCGACTAA
- a CDS encoding FlgD immunoglobulin-like domain containing protein — MVAGALCVAGARAQVPSLEAAGVPGIVRNSTANLHAQGDSLWVGSFLNLTTDGGASWSLADTDSLFGSRNSVFSIDVEGPVIWVGLGYLSDEASGSSEQSAGGFLVSEDGGRTFAYRFPQLDSPDNDTETYGVSTLEALPVIVPQQSPPFDIDYDPVTGELWVAAWASGIRHSTDGGRTWQRVVLPPDQLDYIHPDSSYAFKLEPRRGETGFFNYLGFGVLVDETGTVWAGTVAGVNRSTPDDVTPSGERAWRRFAFDGTSAGLTGNWVVSIEEQPLPGRNAIWMATWNGSDGRGPNQQWGVTVTRDGGETFEQVLTDEQVFDFAFAGDRVYAAGETGLFITDDGGTSWRTVRSFVDAAQPDRVVPSNVGINAVEVTANGDLWVGSTDGLFKSTDGGETWQVFRVEVPLHPATPTESIPEVDVFAYPNPFSPPQHRFTRIRYELERERDVRIRIFDFEMNLIRELDAPGQQAGIRETLWDGADAHGLRVANGPYFYVVDTGDRAFRGKILVIE, encoded by the coding sequence ATGGTCGCGGGCGCGCTGTGCGTCGCCGGCGCGCGGGCCCAGGTGCCGTCGCTCGAGGCGGCCGGCGTCCCCGGGATCGTGCGCAACAGCACGGCCAACCTGCATGCGCAGGGCGACTCGCTGTGGGTGGGCTCGTTTCTCAACCTCACCACCGACGGCGGGGCCAGCTGGTCGCTGGCGGACACCGACTCGCTCTTCGGCTCGCGCAACAGCGTCTTCTCGATCGATGTCGAAGGCCCCGTCATCTGGGTCGGTCTCGGCTATCTGAGCGACGAGGCCTCGGGCAGCTCGGAGCAGTCCGCCGGCGGTTTTCTCGTTTCGGAGGACGGCGGCCGCACCTTCGCCTATCGCTTCCCGCAGCTCGACAGCCCCGACAACGACACCGAGACCTATGGCGTCTCGACGCTGGAGGCGCTCCCCGTGATCGTACCGCAGCAGAGCCCACCGTTCGATATCGATTACGACCCCGTCACGGGCGAGCTGTGGGTGGCCGCGTGGGCGAGCGGCATCCGGCATTCGACCGATGGGGGGCGGACGTGGCAGCGCGTCGTGCTGCCGCCGGACCAGCTCGATTACATCCATCCCGATTCCAGCTACGCGTTCAAACTCGAACCCCGGCGGGGAGAGACGGGCTTTTTTAACTACCTCGGCTTTGGCGTGCTGGTCGACGAGACGGGCACCGTGTGGGCCGGCACGGTCGCCGGCGTCAACCGCTCGACGCCCGACGACGTGACGCCGTCCGGCGAGCGCGCCTGGCGCCGCTTCGCATTCGACGGCACATCCGCCGGCCTGACGGGCAACTGGGTGGTTTCGATCGAGGAGCAGCCCCTGCCCGGCCGCAACGCCATCTGGATGGCGACCTGGAACGGCAGCGACGGGCGCGGCCCCAACCAGCAGTGGGGCGTGACGGTGACGCGCGACGGCGGCGAGACGTTCGAGCAAGTGCTCACCGACGAACAGGTGTTCGATTTTGCCTTTGCCGGCGACCGGGTTTATGCCGCCGGCGAAACGGGTCTTTTTATCACCGACGACGGCGGGACGTCCTGGCGCACCGTCCGCAGCTTCGTCGATGCCGCGCAGCCCGACCGCGTCGTGCCATCGAATGTCGGCATCAACGCCGTCGAAGTGACGGCCAACGGCGACCTCTGGGTGGGCAGTACGGACGGCCTCTTCAAAAGCACCGACGGCGGCGAGACCTGGCAGGTGTTCCGCGTCGAGGTGCCGCTGCATCCGGCTACGCCCACCGAATCGATTCCCGAGGTCGACGTTTTTGCCTACCCGAACCCGTTTTCGCCACCCCAGCACCGTTTCACGCGGATCCGTTACGAGCTGGAGCGCGAGCGCGACGTGCGTATCCGCATCTTCGACTTCGAGATGAACCTGATCCGGGAGCTGGACGCGCCGGGCCAGCAGGCCGGCATCCGCGAAACCCTGTGGGACGGAGCCGATGCGCACGGGCTCCGCGTTGCCAACGGTCCGTATTTTTATGTCGTGGATACGGGCGATCGGGCCTTCCGCGGTAAAATTCTCGTTATCGAGTGA